In Nocardia asteroides, the following proteins share a genomic window:
- a CDS encoding pentapeptide repeat-containing protein, whose protein sequence is MARKSAVRFEPAVAKVAPARSAGPDDDPADDRTVADIEYRGADFAELHAYGFSAEGCLFDSVRFPSTLRQATVAECALRVCDLANVQADDSSMFGTEIAHGRLTGLSWTAGVLRDVLVDSTRADLASFAESRLRTVVFRDCDLRQADFQRTEFRNVRFERCNLTGARFSDARPQQNLRFEDCDLTAAAGLTALRGATIQGGDLESLAATLARELGITVEPALAGEY, encoded by the coding sequence ATGGCGCGCAAGAGTGCGGTGCGGTTCGAACCAGCGGTGGCGAAGGTGGCCCCGGCCCGGTCCGCCGGTCCGGACGACGACCCCGCCGACGACCGCACCGTCGCCGACATCGAATACCGCGGCGCCGACTTCGCCGAACTCCACGCCTACGGCTTCAGCGCCGAGGGCTGCCTGTTCGACAGCGTGCGTTTCCCGAGCACCCTGCGTCAGGCCACCGTCGCCGAATGCGCGCTGCGCGTCTGCGATCTCGCCAATGTCCAGGCCGACGACTCCTCGATGTTCGGGACCGAGATCGCGCACGGCAGGCTCACCGGCCTGTCCTGGACCGCGGGCGTCCTGCGCGACGTGCTCGTCGACTCGACCCGCGCGGACCTGGCCTCCTTCGCCGAATCCCGGCTGCGCACCGTCGTATTCCGCGACTGCGACCTGCGTCAGGCCGATTTCCAGCGCACCGAGTTCCGCAATGTCCGCTTCGAGCGCTGCAACCTCACCGGCGCCCGGTTCAGCGACGCCAGACCGCAGCAGAACCTGCGCTTCGAGGACTGCGACCTCACCGCCGCCGCCGGCCTGACCGCGCTGCGCGGCGCCACCATCCAGGGCGGCGACCTGGAATCGCTGGCCGCCACCCTGGCCCGCGAACTCGGCATCACCGTCGAACCGGCACTCGCCGGCGAGTACTGA
- a CDS encoding MFS transporter: MLSPNKSGAIASPESGGLAKTGFFRLWIGEASSLAGSQISALALPLIALTLLDASRSEMTLIALSESIAVVAFSLGAGAIADKRESIAVMLWSNWARLGLVAAVPILYVLDLLKLWMLIVVMIAAAGFTLLFDSAMSRYIPELVPKELLIRGNSWMQSTQATGEVGGPTLSGAIVGVIGAPAAMIADAISYLVSCVTLRSLPRHRPVANADETGNSVTRGFVNVWRSRPLRMTTFAAAHFNFFSSLFFALYLLFLVRDLGYSPLVVGLVYTTGGVGGLVGAAISEHAVRVFGKGTTLAATFTLPGVVAFMLPMSTNASTSTVASVVFAGAFVWSASVVVNVTICETLKQTLVPSHEIGRTTSAVRFMSWGIEILGTGLAALLVAADAAISTLMKVGAFGVALSGAWIIVTRSAFLDDMAAPSGESGAAVPIAGLDDNDERSTHKP, encoded by the coding sequence GTGTTGAGTCCGAATAAGTCAGGGGCGATCGCGTCGCCGGAATCCGGGGGTCTCGCGAAGACCGGGTTCTTCCGGCTGTGGATCGGCGAGGCCTCGTCGCTGGCCGGTAGTCAGATATCGGCGCTCGCGCTACCGCTGATCGCACTCACGCTGCTGGATGCGAGCCGCAGCGAGATGACCTTGATCGCGCTTTCCGAGTCGATCGCGGTGGTTGCTTTCAGTCTCGGGGCCGGTGCGATCGCGGACAAGAGGGAAAGCATCGCGGTGATGCTGTGGTCGAACTGGGCCAGGCTCGGGTTGGTGGCCGCGGTACCGATCCTCTATGTCCTCGACCTCCTGAAACTGTGGATGTTGATCGTCGTCATGATCGCGGCAGCAGGATTCACCTTGCTGTTCGACAGCGCGATGTCGCGCTACATACCCGAGCTGGTGCCCAAGGAACTGCTTATTCGGGGGAACTCCTGGATGCAGTCCACGCAAGCGACCGGCGAGGTCGGCGGGCCCACCTTGTCCGGCGCCATTGTCGGGGTGATCGGTGCTCCGGCTGCGATGATCGCGGACGCGATCTCCTATCTGGTGAGCTGTGTAACGCTGCGGAGCCTGCCAAGGCACCGACCGGTGGCGAATGCCGACGAGACGGGAAATTCTGTCACCAGGGGTTTCGTCAACGTGTGGCGGTCGCGGCCCTTGCGCATGACGACTTTCGCAGCAGCGCACTTCAACTTCTTCTCGAGTCTGTTCTTCGCCCTCTATCTTCTTTTTCTGGTTCGCGATCTCGGCTACTCGCCGCTTGTAGTCGGACTGGTGTACACCACCGGCGGAGTCGGTGGGCTGGTGGGCGCCGCGATCTCGGAACACGCTGTGCGAGTGTTCGGCAAGGGGACCACCTTGGCCGCCACTTTCACTCTTCCCGGTGTGGTGGCCTTTATGTTGCCGATGTCGACGAACGCGTCGACATCGACGGTCGCATCGGTGGTGTTCGCCGGTGCTTTCGTGTGGTCCGCGTCGGTGGTCGTCAACGTGACGATCTGCGAGACGCTGAAGCAGACTCTGGTGCCATCCCATGAAATCGGCCGCACCACTTCGGCGGTCCGCTTCATGAGTTGGGGCATCGAGATCCTAGGTACCGGGCTTGCGGCGCTACTCGTCGCGGCCGACGCAGCGATCAGCACATTGATGAAGGTCGGGGCCTTCGGTGTGGCGCTCTCCGGAGCGTGGATCATCGTGACCAGATCCGCCTTCCTCGATGACATGGCGGCCCCGAGCGGGGAATCGGGTGCCGCAGTTCCTATAGCCGGATTGGATGACAACGATGAAAGAAGCACTCACAAACCCTGA
- the ggh gene encoding glucosylglycerate hydrolase, producing MTDPGFTPTQLAARAAYLLRGNDLGTMTSAAPRLYPHMWSWDAAFVAVGLAPLSVERAVVELDTLLSAQWKNGMIPHIVFANGVDGYFPGPARWECRRLAANAPDGPDTSGITQPPVHAIAVQRILDHSRRHGRSTRAVAEEFLNRRWPDLVRWHRWLAHARDPKETGRVTLYHGWESGMDNSPRWDRAYANVIPGADLPPYRRADTAIISDPTQRPSDREYDRYLWLVEQMRRANYDDYQLTSVMSFAVEDVFVSAIFALACEVLADIGEEYKQPHADVRELHGWAERFRKGVVATADERTGAARDYDVRLQRWISTETLAMFAPLLSGGLPRPAERALVNTFEGPRFCGHPDLRYALPPSTSPVSKDFRPREYWRGPVWPVMSWLFSWAFARRGWAERAYMLRAEGLRQAADGSFAEYYEPFTGAPLGSMQQSWTAASVLDWLG from the coding sequence ATGACCGACCCCGGGTTCACCCCCACGCAGCTCGCGGCCCGCGCCGCCTACCTTCTGCGCGGCAACGACCTGGGCACCATGACCAGCGCCGCGCCCCGGCTCTATCCGCACATGTGGAGCTGGGACGCGGCGTTCGTCGCGGTCGGGCTGGCGCCGCTGAGTGTGGAGCGCGCGGTGGTCGAACTCGACACGCTGCTGTCGGCGCAGTGGAAGAACGGGATGATCCCGCACATCGTCTTCGCCAACGGCGTCGACGGATACTTCCCCGGGCCCGCGCGGTGGGAGTGTCGCAGGCTGGCCGCCAACGCGCCCGACGGACCCGACACCTCCGGGATCACCCAGCCGCCGGTGCACGCCATCGCCGTACAGCGCATCCTCGACCATTCCCGCAGGCACGGTCGCTCCACGCGCGCCGTCGCCGAGGAATTCCTGAATCGGCGCTGGCCGGATCTGGTGCGCTGGCATCGCTGGCTGGCGCACGCCCGCGACCCCAAGGAGACCGGGCGGGTCACGCTGTATCACGGCTGGGAATCCGGGATGGACAACTCACCGCGCTGGGATCGCGCCTACGCCAATGTGATTCCCGGCGCCGACCTGCCGCCGTACCGGCGCGCCGACACCGCGATCATCTCCGATCCCACGCAGCGGCCCAGTGACCGCGAATACGACCGCTACCTGTGGCTGGTGGAGCAGATGCGTCGCGCCAACTACGACGACTACCAGCTCACCTCGGTGATGAGTTTCGCCGTGGAGGACGTGTTCGTCTCGGCGATCTTCGCGCTGGCCTGCGAGGTGCTGGCCGACATCGGCGAGGAGTACAAGCAGCCGCACGCCGATGTGCGCGAACTGCACGGCTGGGCCGAGCGTTTCCGCAAGGGCGTGGTGGCCACCGCCGACGAACGCACCGGCGCCGCCCGCGACTACGACGTGCGGCTGCAACGCTGGATCAGCACCGAGACGCTGGCCATGTTCGCGCCGCTGCTCTCCGGCGGCCTGCCGCGCCCGGCCGAACGAGCGCTGGTGAACACCTTCGAGGGGCCGCGTTTCTGCGGGCACCCCGATCTGCGCTACGCGCTGCCGCCCTCGACCTCGCCGGTGTCCAAGGACTTCCGGCCGCGCGAATACTGGCGCGGCCCGGTCTGGCCGGTGATGAGCTGGCTGTTCTCCTGGGCCTTCGCCCGCAGGGGCTGGGCCGAGCGCGCGTACATGCTGCGCGCGGAAGGGTTGCGTCAGGCCGCCGACGGCAGCTTCGCCGAATACTACGAGCCGTTCACCGGCGCGCCGCTGGGCAGCATGCAGCAATCCTGGACGGCCGCTTCGGTTCTCGACTGGCTGGGCTGA
- a CDS encoding DUF1254 domain-containing protein — protein MSIPVNVDNFARVETDTMIERMLPIIGGLGAFHHDRELAPLDQQPVIRQNRDTLYSLAVTSIADGPATLTIPEAGARYLSVMVINQDHYINRVFHRPGSYRLDRDEFGTDYVVVAARTLFDPSDPADLAEVHRIQDGLTVTAGNQRPFEYADYDATTHEQVRNALLELNRTSADFTGSFGSIDQVDPVHHLIGTAAGWGGLPDAEAAYLNVQPDLPVGKYRMVFRDVPADAFWSLSVYNRAGYFEPGPSGITNVNSVFAERDDDGSTTVELGATGPGVTNGIPLPDGWNLLIRLYRPRLDELAHWQVPKIEPA, from the coding sequence ATGAGCATCCCGGTGAATGTGGACAACTTCGCCAGGGTCGAGACCGACACGATGATCGAACGGATGTTGCCGATCATCGGCGGACTCGGCGCCTTCCACCACGACCGGGAACTCGCGCCCCTGGACCAGCAGCCGGTGATCCGCCAGAACCGCGACACTCTGTATTCGCTGGCGGTCACCTCGATCGCCGACGGACCGGCCACCCTGACCATCCCGGAGGCCGGCGCGCGCTACCTGTCGGTGATGGTGATCAACCAGGACCACTACATCAACCGGGTGTTCCACCGGCCCGGCAGCTACCGCCTCGACCGCGACGAGTTCGGCACCGACTACGTGGTCGTCGCCGCGCGGACCCTGTTCGATCCGAGCGACCCCGCCGATCTCGCCGAAGTCCACCGGATCCAGGACGGGCTGACCGTGACGGCCGGAAACCAACGGCCGTTCGAGTACGCCGACTACGACGCCACCACCCACGAACAGGTCAGGAACGCGCTGCTGGAGCTGAACAGGACCAGCGCCGATTTCACCGGGTCCTTCGGCAGCATCGATCAGGTGGACCCGGTGCACCATCTGATCGGCACCGCCGCGGGCTGGGGCGGCCTGCCCGACGCCGAGGCCGCCTACCTCAACGTCCAGCCCGATCTGCCGGTGGGCAAGTACCGCATGGTCTTTCGCGATGTCCCCGCCGACGCCTTCTGGTCGTTGAGCGTCTACAACCGCGCGGGCTACTTCGAGCCGGGACCGAGCGGGATCACCAATGTGAACTCGGTCTTCGCCGAGCGCGACGACGACGGATCGACCACCGTGGAACTCGGCGCCACCGGCCCTGGCGTCACCAACGGCATTCCGCTGCCCGACGGCTGGAACCTGTTGATCCGCCTGTATCGACCTCGCCTGGACGAGCTGGCGCACTGGCAGGTGCCGAAGATCGAACCGGCCTGA
- a CDS encoding DUF6069 family protein, protein MTDPRYNYGPANPQYPQGQEQQPPPKVNIGKLWAGGIGTAVVAALLVVVAIMLVRGVLGIAILAPEGAGTYGTVSTTSYALAAAGAALLATALLMVLLLAMPSPLTFFTWICLLVTAVAVILPFTLVADMDAKIATAVINLLVGLCITTMLSSVGSAAQNDARQGGY, encoded by the coding sequence ATGACCGATCCCCGGTACAACTACGGACCAGCGAACCCGCAGTATCCGCAGGGGCAGGAGCAGCAACCCCCACCGAAGGTCAATATCGGCAAGCTGTGGGCAGGCGGGATCGGCACCGCCGTGGTCGCGGCGCTGCTCGTGGTGGTGGCGATCATGCTCGTGCGCGGGGTGCTCGGCATCGCGATCCTCGCGCCCGAGGGCGCAGGCACCTACGGCACGGTGTCCACCACCTCGTACGCGCTGGCCGCCGCCGGTGCCGCGCTGCTGGCCACGGCGCTGCTCATGGTGCTGCTGCTGGCCATGCCGAGCCCGCTGACCTTCTTCACCTGGATCTGCCTGCTCGTCACCGCCGTCGCGGTGATCCTGCCGTTCACCCTGGTCGCCGACATGGACGCCAAGATCGCGACCGCGGTGATCAACCTGCTCGTCGGCCTGTGCATCACCACCATGCTCAGCTCGGTCGGTTCGGCGGCACAGAACGACGCGCGTCAAGGCGGGTACTGA
- a CDS encoding lipoprotein LpqH, translating into MNTKLIAGLAASAAATALFVTGCSDTGSSSTPSSTGSAAPAPAAGKSTASVDGKELAAKFDTTCAKQGGTLALALTDLANATYGNFSVSASVEGDTVAAVAIGGSQGGANGMPYAVGYGNGQPGGSATLAKDGNTYRITGEGVGAPDMTNPLAGPTAVKFDITFACSTIVGA; encoded by the coding sequence ATGAACACCAAGCTGATCGCCGGCCTCGCCGCTTCCGCCGCCGCCACCGCGCTGTTCGTCACCGGGTGCAGCGACACCGGCAGCAGCTCGACCCCGAGCAGCACCGGCTCCGCCGCCCCGGCCCCGGCCGCGGGCAAGTCCACCGCCAGCGTGGACGGCAAGGAGCTGGCCGCCAAGTTCGACACCACCTGTGCCAAGCAGGGCGGCACCCTCGCCCTGGCACTGACCGACCTGGCCAACGCCACCTACGGCAACTTCTCGGTGAGCGCCTCGGTCGAGGGCGACACCGTCGCGGCGGTGGCCATCGGTGGCAGCCAGGGCGGCGCCAACGGCATGCCCTACGCGGTCGGCTACGGCAACGGCCAGCCCGGCGGCTCGGCCACGCTCGCCAAGGACGGCAACACCTACCGCATCACCGGCGAGGGCGTCGGCGCCCCGGACATGACCAACCCGCTGGCCGGCCCGACCGCGGTGAAGTTCGACATCACCTTCGCCTGCTCCACGATCGTCGGCGCCTGA
- a CDS encoding glycoside hydrolase family 25 protein: MDTERWSSAVRRGCTALSLVALAGLVPVTAQAGPTGPDVSSWQHVDGRMIDWHAVRAAGHQFAMVKATEGIHYVNPYFIPDSILMRTAGVARGTYHFARPEIPPEPQAALYAATVLGQNGPLDLPPVLDLETTGGLAPDALIDWTQRYLNTVQTLTGRTPIIYTYPHFWKTAMADTSIFTRHPLWIADYSGGDEPEVPGNWATWTFWQTTDRGAVPGIRGGTDVNIYSGAQGDFARYANMPSSGSG; the protein is encoded by the coding sequence ATGGACACCGAGCGCTGGAGTTCCGCCGTTCGCCGAGGTTGCACCGCGCTGTCGCTGGTGGCGTTGGCCGGGCTGGTGCCCGTCACCGCGCAGGCCGGGCCGACCGGGCCCGATGTGTCGTCCTGGCAGCATGTGGACGGCCGGATGATCGACTGGCACGCGGTCCGCGCGGCCGGGCATCAATTCGCGATGGTGAAGGCCACCGAGGGCATCCACTACGTCAATCCGTACTTCATCCCCGACAGCATCCTGATGCGCACCGCGGGCGTGGCGCGCGGCACCTACCATTTCGCGCGGCCGGAGATCCCGCCGGAACCGCAGGCGGCCCTGTACGCGGCGACGGTGCTCGGCCAGAACGGCCCGCTCGACCTGCCCCCGGTGCTCGACCTGGAGACCACCGGCGGCCTGGCCCCCGACGCGCTGATCGACTGGACCCAGCGCTACCTGAACACGGTGCAGACCCTCACCGGCCGCACCCCGATCATCTACACCTATCCCCACTTCTGGAAGACGGCCATGGCCGACACCAGCATCTTCACCCGCCACCCCCTGTGGATCGCCGACTACAGCGGTGGTGACGAACCGGAAGTCCCCGGCAACTGGGCCACCTGGACCTTCTGGCAGACCACCGACCGTGGCGCCGTCCCCGGCATCCGCGGCGGCACCGACGTCAACATCTACAGCGGCGCCCAGGGCGACTTCGCCCGCTACGCCAACATGCCCAGCTCCGGCAGCGGCTAG
- a CDS encoding PhoX family protein yields MSPKPLALFVKHDGQSARAALTCEYKCGNACFHEPPNTSEGAYFGDIVSGLNRRGLIKGGAAAVLALGAAGALAACGDDTSEVTSSPAPTPAGTPGTGTNFAAVAPNKEDALVIPEGYEQQVVLRWGDPLFADAPAFDFDKQTAAAQLKQFGYNNDFAALLPIEGQANSYLLVVNHEYTTGPMMFRGYDKDKPTDEQIAVTKAAHGMTVVEVKGEAGSGKLTPVFGKYNRRITADTEFTLTGPAAGSAFTVTGADSSGTKVLGTFANCAGGVTPWGTVLSGEENFNGYFANGDKASDPQGRVKRYGFPKGGTPNQWERTDKRFDLSQEPNEANRFGYVVEVNPWDASSTPVKHSAMGRLKHEGASIYVTDKGDVVSYTGDDEKFDYMYKFVSARKMQSGTGASAMRHNMTILDAGTLYVAKLTGDHADKIDGSGTVPSDKGFTGKGQWIPLLETGTDGKGKSLVEGMSAAEVAVFTRLAADKVGATKMDRPEDFEANPFTGKVYVALTNNDNRAKDDKPGVDEANPRKLNKNGQVLELTDNHTGTDFTWSLLLVCGDPAAADTYFAGFDKTKVSPISCPDNLAFDPYGNLWISTDGNALKTNDGLFSVILDGANRGETKQFLTVPKGAETCGPIVTEQRVIVSVQHPGEADDATPDNPQSHWPDGGTAQPRPAVAVVWKKNGGRIGV; encoded by the coding sequence GTGAGTCCGAAACCGCTCGCCCTGTTCGTCAAGCACGACGGTCAGTCGGCACGCGCCGCCCTGACCTGTGAATACAAGTGCGGCAACGCCTGTTTCCACGAGCCGCCGAACACGTCCGAGGGCGCCTACTTCGGTGACATCGTCAGCGGCCTCAACCGCCGCGGCCTGATCAAGGGCGGCGCCGCCGCCGTCCTCGCCCTCGGTGCGGCGGGCGCGCTGGCCGCCTGCGGCGACGACACCTCGGAGGTCACCTCCAGCCCCGCGCCCACTCCGGCCGGCACCCCCGGCACCGGCACGAACTTCGCCGCCGTCGCGCCGAACAAGGAAGACGCGCTGGTGATCCCGGAGGGTTACGAGCAGCAGGTGGTGCTGCGCTGGGGTGACCCGCTGTTCGCCGACGCGCCCGCCTTCGACTTCGACAAGCAGACCGCGGCCGCGCAGCTGAAGCAGTTCGGCTACAACAACGACTTCGCCGCCCTGCTGCCCATCGAGGGCCAGGCCAACAGCTACCTGCTCGTGGTCAACCACGAGTACACCACCGGCCCGATGATGTTCCGCGGGTACGACAAGGACAAGCCCACCGACGAGCAGATCGCCGTCACCAAGGCGGCGCACGGCATGACCGTGGTGGAGGTGAAGGGCGAGGCGGGCAGCGGCAAGCTCACCCCCGTGTTCGGCAAGTACAACCGCCGCATCACCGCCGACACCGAGTTCACCCTCACCGGCCCGGCCGCGGGCAGCGCGTTCACCGTGACCGGCGCCGACTCATCGGGCACCAAGGTGCTGGGCACCTTCGCCAACTGCGCGGGCGGCGTGACCCCGTGGGGCACAGTGCTGTCCGGCGAGGAGAACTTCAACGGCTATTTCGCCAACGGCGACAAGGCCTCCGACCCACAGGGCCGGGTCAAGCGCTACGGCTTCCCCAAGGGCGGCACCCCCAACCAGTGGGAACGCACCGACAAGCGGTTCGACCTGAGCCAGGAACCCAACGAGGCCAACCGTTTCGGGTATGTCGTCGAGGTGAACCCGTGGGACGCGTCGTCCACGCCGGTCAAGCACTCGGCGATGGGCCGGCTCAAGCACGAGGGCGCGAGCATCTACGTCACCGACAAGGGCGACGTCGTCTCCTACACCGGTGACGACGAGAAGTTCGACTACATGTACAAATTCGTCTCCGCGCGCAAGATGCAGTCGGGCACCGGCGCGTCCGCGATGCGGCACAACATGACCATCCTGGACGCGGGCACCCTCTACGTCGCCAAGCTCACCGGCGACCACGCCGACAAGATCGACGGCAGCGGCACCGTGCCCTCCGACAAGGGTTTCACCGGCAAGGGCCAGTGGATCCCGCTGCTGGAGACCGGCACCGACGGCAAGGGCAAGTCGCTGGTCGAGGGCATGTCGGCCGCCGAGGTCGCGGTGTTCACCCGGCTGGCCGCCGACAAGGTCGGCGCCACCAAGATGGACCGCCCGGAGGACTTCGAGGCCAACCCGTTCACCGGCAAGGTGTACGTGGCGCTGACCAACAACGACAACCGCGCCAAGGACGACAAGCCCGGCGTCGACGAGGCCAACCCGCGCAAGCTGAACAAGAACGGCCAGGTCCTCGAGCTCACCGACAACCACACCGGCACCGACTTCACCTGGTCGCTGCTGCTGGTCTGCGGTGACCCGGCCGCCGCCGACACCTACTTCGCTGGCTTCGACAAGACCAAGGTCAGCCCGATCTCCTGCCCGGACAATCTGGCCTTCGACCCGTATGGCAACCTGTGGATCTCCACCGACGGCAACGCCCTCAAGACCAACGACGGCCTGTTCTCGGTGATCCTCGACGGCGCGAATCGCGGTGAGACCAAGCAGTTCCTCACCGTCCCCAAGGGCGCCGAGACCTGCGGCCCGATCGTCACCGAGCAGCGCGTCATCGTCTCGGTCCAGCACCCCGGCGAGGCCGACGACGCCACCCCCGACAACCCGCAGTCCCACTGGCCCGACGGCGGCACCGCCCAGCCCCGCCCCGCCGTCGCGGTCGTGTGGAAGAAGAACGGCGGCCGCATCGGCGTCTAG
- a CDS encoding tetratricopeptide repeat protein, whose amino-acid sequence MAAVGKTSDQDDTQLTAGYAAYQRGDIAGALAIFERAAADAAPRLRSAALINAASMADELGEHRRSVDLFRTALAVMPDDAAHQRPAALVNLSQALQHLGELDAAQQALEEARDLLVDTTEQGMVRVACLLSLTAVALHRQQWAHAAELAHESFGVTERFAPELAGHPLMNMAASSFETGRHDVAFDFARQAMTAFAATGDRAAVAEAQQNLAIMLVRAGRYDDAEEPLRSSQEFFEGAELGHWSGVGYKTRGFLAEGRGAHAEAREHYLRALERFDSTGVVLDAADVRLRLATVAFAVGDAAESERLLDEAFAVYSAHGLGLHCAQLDYWHAELLHAAIEEGGQPDPELVAHGVGLAVPAALAIDAVRHTLPNGNQRAHWHRAVAEPAMRLAFRFAVLAGDGQLVSDLIDTQCAGTSLDPGAFEEAPPPALGFQPFEAPEDNPVATPTLQLGAALADVVAAVGLPVAPPPRLADHGRIVLSDFISYAEQRYARPVRDERVIAL is encoded by the coding sequence ATGGCGGCGGTAGGTAAGACCTCCGATCAGGACGACACCCAGCTCACCGCCGGATATGCCGCCTACCAGCGCGGCGACATCGCGGGCGCGCTGGCCATCTTCGAGCGGGCCGCGGCCGATGCCGCGCCCCGGCTGCGCAGCGCGGCGCTGATCAATGCCGCGAGCATGGCCGACGAGCTCGGCGAGCACCGGCGCTCGGTGGACCTGTTCCGGACCGCGCTCGCCGTCATGCCCGACGACGCGGCCCATCAGCGTCCCGCCGCGCTGGTCAACCTGTCGCAGGCACTCCAGCATCTGGGTGAGCTCGACGCCGCCCAGCAGGCCCTGGAGGAGGCCCGTGACCTGCTCGTCGACACCACCGAGCAGGGCATGGTGCGCGTGGCGTGCCTGCTGTCGCTGACCGCGGTGGCGCTGCACCGCCAGCAGTGGGCGCACGCGGCCGAGCTCGCGCACGAATCCTTCGGCGTCACCGAACGTTTCGCCCCGGAGCTGGCCGGTCATCCGCTGATGAACATGGCGGCCAGTTCGTTCGAGACCGGCCGCCACGACGTGGCCTTCGACTTCGCCCGCCAGGCCATGACCGCCTTCGCCGCCACCGGCGATCGAGCCGCCGTCGCGGAGGCGCAACAGAATCTGGCGATCATGCTGGTGCGGGCGGGCCGCTACGACGACGCCGAGGAACCGCTGCGGTCGAGCCAGGAGTTCTTCGAGGGCGCCGAACTGGGCCACTGGTCCGGCGTCGGCTACAAGACCCGGGGTTTCCTCGCGGAGGGCCGCGGCGCGCATGCCGAGGCACGGGAGCACTACCTGCGCGCACTGGAACGGTTCGACAGCACCGGCGTGGTGCTCGACGCCGCCGACGTCCGATTACGGCTCGCCACGGTCGCTTTCGCGGTCGGTGACGCGGCCGAGAGCGAGCGGCTGCTCGACGAGGCCTTCGCCGTGTACTCGGCGCACGGGCTGGGCCTGCACTGCGCCCAGCTGGACTACTGGCACGCGGAACTACTGCACGCCGCCATCGAGGAAGGCGGGCAACCGGATCCGGAGCTGGTCGCGCACGGTGTCGGACTTGCCGTCCCGGCGGCCCTCGCCATCGACGCGGTGCGCCACACCCTGCCCAACGGCAATCAGCGGGCGCACTGGCATCGGGCCGTCGCCGAGCCCGCCATGCGCCTGGCCTTCCGCTTCGCCGTCCTCGCCGGTGACGGACAGCTGGTGAGCGACCTGATCGATACCCAGTGCGCCGGAACGAGTCTCGATCCAGGCGCATTCGAGGAGGCGCCGCCGCCTGCCCTCGGCTTCCAGCCGTTCGAGGCGCCCGAGGACAACCCCGTCGCCACGCCCACATTGCAACTCGGTGCCGCGCTCGCCGACGTGGTGGCGGCGGTCGGCCTGCCCGTGGCACCCCCGCCCCGGCTCGCCGACCACGGTCGAATCGTGCTGTCGGACTTCATCTCCTACGCCGAGCAGCGCTATGCCCGGCCGGTCCGCGACGAGCGGGTGATCGCGCTATGA